A DNA window from Pseudomonas wuhanensis contains the following coding sequences:
- a CDS encoding magnesium and cobalt transport protein CorA codes for MGRVVAAAVYSAGKKVTNITLDEGAAWAAKPGHFVWIGLEEPNAEELFNLQRQFNLHELAIEDALEKHSRPKLETFGDALFIVTYSPIRNEGKLEFIETHIFAGKGYIITARNGHSASYAYVRQRCEARPLLLEHGEDFVLYAILDFVIENYQPMGEAIHAEIDELETNVLCGSLNERDIQKLHGLRRDVLRLRRFAAPMVEIGEELQNLSFPFIDKNMRPYFRDVQIHVTRQMEDLTTLADIASQTIEVGVLLEASRQSVVQRKFAAWAAILAFPTAVAGIYGMNFEDMPELTWHYGYFGVLGFIAVGCVSLWASFKRSGWL; via the coding sequence ATGGGTAGAGTCGTTGCTGCTGCGGTTTACAGTGCCGGTAAGAAAGTCACCAATATTACCCTCGACGAAGGCGCCGCCTGGGCTGCCAAGCCTGGCCACTTTGTGTGGATTGGTCTGGAAGAACCGAACGCCGAAGAGCTGTTCAACCTGCAACGTCAGTTCAACCTGCATGAACTGGCCATCGAAGACGCCCTGGAAAAACACAGCCGACCGAAGCTGGAAACGTTCGGCGACGCACTGTTTATCGTCACGTATTCGCCGATCCGCAATGAAGGCAAACTGGAGTTCATCGAAACTCATATCTTTGCCGGGAAGGGCTACATCATTACCGCACGCAATGGTCATTCAGCGTCCTACGCCTATGTCCGACAGCGTTGTGAGGCGCGGCCGCTGTTGCTGGAGCATGGGGAAGATTTCGTACTCTATGCCATCCTCGACTTCGTGATTGAAAACTACCAGCCGATGGGCGAAGCGATTCATGCCGAGATCGATGAGCTGGAGACCAATGTCCTCTGCGGTTCCCTGAACGAACGCGACATCCAGAAACTCCACGGCCTGCGTCGCGATGTATTACGCTTGCGCCGGTTTGCGGCGCCGATGGTGGAGATCGGTGAGGAACTGCAAAATCTGAGCTTTCCGTTCATCGACAAGAATATGCGCCCGTACTTTCGCGATGTGCAGATTCATGTCACGCGGCAGATGGAAGACCTCACGACCCTGGCGGACATTGCCAGCCAGACCATCGAGGTCGGGGTGTTGCTGGAGGCGTCGCGCCAGAGCGTGGTGCAGCGCAAGTTTGCGGCGTGGGCAGCGATTCTGGCGTTCCCGACGGCGGTGGCCGGGATCTACGGGATGAACTTCGAGGACATGCCAGAGTTGACTTGGCATTATGGGTATTTCGGGGTGTTGGGGTTTATTGCCGTTGGGTGCGTCAGTTTATGGGCGAGTTTCAAGCGGTCGGGGTGGTTGTGA
- a CDS encoding acetyl-CoA C-acetyltransferase — MTQALIFDALRTPRGKGKANGALHSVKPVNLVAGLLTALQQRTSLDTSQVDDVVLGCVTPIGDQGSDIAKTATQVADWDVSVAGMQLNRFCASGLEAVNLGAMKVRSGFEDLVVVGGVESMSRVPMGSDGGAWALDPETNLHNHFTPQGVGADLIATIEGFSRQDVDAFALRSQQKAARARANGSFNKSLVPVQDQNGIILLDHDEFIRAESTMEGLGKLKPSFEMIGQMGFDATALRVYSQIERINHVHTPGNSSGIVDGAALMLIGSEAKGRALGLQPRARIVGTAVTSTDPTIMLTGPAPATRKALAKAGLRVEDIDLFEVNEAFASVVLKFIKDMAIDPDKVNVNGGSIAMGHPLGATGCAILGTLLDELEARRLRYGLATLCVGGGMGIATIIERL, encoded by the coding sequence ATGACCCAAGCTTTGATATTCGACGCGTTACGCACGCCCCGTGGCAAAGGCAAGGCCAATGGCGCCTTGCACAGCGTCAAGCCAGTGAACCTGGTGGCCGGACTGCTGACGGCGCTGCAGCAGCGCACGTCCCTGGACACCAGTCAGGTCGATGATGTGGTGCTCGGCTGCGTGACGCCCATCGGCGACCAGGGTTCTGACATCGCCAAGACCGCCACGCAAGTGGCCGATTGGGACGTCAGCGTGGCCGGCATGCAGCTCAATCGCTTTTGCGCATCGGGGCTGGAAGCGGTGAACCTCGGCGCGATGAAAGTGCGTTCCGGCTTCGAAGACCTGGTGGTGGTCGGTGGCGTCGAGTCGATGTCCCGCGTGCCCATGGGCAGCGACGGCGGGGCTTGGGCGCTGGACCCGGAAACCAATTTGCACAACCACTTCACGCCCCAGGGCGTGGGTGCCGACCTGATCGCCACGATTGAAGGCTTCAGCCGTCAGGACGTCGATGCCTTTGCCTTGCGCTCCCAACAGAAGGCCGCACGGGCGCGGGCGAACGGTTCGTTCAACAAGTCGCTGGTGCCGGTGCAGGACCAGAACGGCATCATCCTGCTCGATCACGATGAGTTCATTCGCGCCGAATCGACAATGGAAGGCCTGGGCAAGCTCAAGCCAAGCTTCGAAATGATCGGGCAAATGGGCTTCGACGCCACGGCCTTGCGGGTTTACAGCCAGATCGAGCGGATCAACCACGTGCACACGCCGGGCAACAGTTCCGGGATCGTCGATGGCGCGGCGCTGATGCTGATCGGCTCCGAGGCCAAGGGTCGGGCGTTGGGCTTGCAGCCACGGGCGCGAATCGTCGGCACGGCGGTCACCAGCACCGACCCGACCATCATGCTCACCGGCCCGGCACCGGCCACTCGCAAGGCGCTGGCCAAGGCCGGGCTGCGGGTCGAAGACATCGACCTGTTCGAAGTCAATGAAGCGTTCGCCTCGGTCGTGCTCAAGTTCATCAAGGACATGGCCATCGACCCCGACAAGGTCAACGTCAACGGCGGCTCCATCGCCATGGGCCACCCGCTCGGCGCCACCGGCTGCGCGATTCTCGGCACGTTGCTCGACGAACTGGAAGCCCGGCGCCTGCGCTATGGCCTGGCGACATTGTGTGTCGGCGGCGGCATGGGCATTGCCACCATCATCGAACGCCTCTGA
- a CDS encoding 3-hydroxyacyl-CoA dehydrogenase NAD-binding domain-containing protein produces the protein MTQAIRYEKGQDQIVVLTIDMPGQSANTMNAVYRDAMATCVARLVADKEAIAGVIITSAKKTFFAGGDLNELIKVGKPEAKAFYDMVLTLKGQLRTLETLGKPVVAAINGAALGGGWEICLACHHRVALDNPSVLLGLPEVTLGLLPGGGGVVRMVRMLGIEKALPYLLEGKKIRPQQALQARLIDELAADRDELMAKARAWIVAHPVAVQRWDVKGYQIPGGTPSDPKLAPMLAITPSILRSKTQGCLPAPEKILCAAVEGAQVDFDTAHLIETRYFTELTTGQVSKNLIGTFWFQLNEINAGGSRPQGIAPYVTKKVGVLGAGMMGAGIAFVSASAGIDVVLKDINLAAAEKGKAHSATLLDKKIARGQLTREQRGEILARIHATENDADLAGCDLIIEAVFEDRELKAKVSSAAQTVVGPDAVIASNTSTLPISGLATAVPDQTKFIGLHFFSPVEKMPLVEIIKGVHTSDETLARGFDFVLQIKKTPIVVNDSRGFFTSRVFGTFTNEGIAMLGEGVSAPMIETEARKAGMPVGPLAISDEVSLSLMSHIREQTAKDLRAEGKNLIEHPAFAVIDLLLKEYKRPGKAAGGGFYDYPATGQKHLWPELKSRFEKADGQISPQDIRDRLLFVQAIETVRCMEEGVLTSTADANVGSIFGIGFAAWTGGALQFINQYGVKDFVARAQYLAEQYGERFTPPALLLEKAAKDALF, from the coding sequence ATGACCCAAGCCATCCGTTACGAAAAGGGTCAGGACCAGATCGTCGTCCTGACCATCGACATGCCGGGCCAGAGTGCCAACACCATGAACGCGGTCTACCGCGACGCCATGGCCACCTGCGTCGCCCGACTGGTCGCCGACAAGGAGGCCATTGCCGGCGTGATCATTACCTCGGCCAAGAAGACCTTCTTCGCTGGTGGCGACCTCAATGAACTGATCAAGGTCGGCAAACCCGAAGCCAAAGCCTTTTACGACATGGTGCTGACCCTCAAGGGCCAACTGCGCACCCTGGAAACCCTCGGCAAACCGGTGGTTGCCGCCATTAACGGCGCGGCACTCGGCGGTGGTTGGGAAATCTGCCTGGCCTGTCATCACCGCGTCGCGCTGGACAACCCGTCGGTGCTGCTGGGCCTGCCGGAAGTCACCCTCGGCCTGTTGCCGGGCGGCGGCGGGGTAGTGCGCATGGTCCGCATGCTGGGCATTGAAAAAGCCCTGCCGTATCTGCTTGAAGGCAAGAAAATCCGTCCGCAACAGGCGTTACAGGCGCGATTGATCGACGAGTTGGCAGCCGATCGCGATGAGCTGATGGCCAAGGCGCGGGCGTGGATTGTCGCTCACCCGGTCGCTGTGCAGCGCTGGGACGTGAAGGGTTATCAGATTCCTGGCGGCACGCCGTCGGATCCGAAGCTCGCGCCGATGCTTGCTATCACGCCATCAATTCTGCGCAGCAAAACCCAGGGCTGCCTGCCCGCGCCAGAGAAAATCCTCTGCGCCGCGGTGGAAGGCGCTCAGGTGGATTTTGACACCGCGCACCTGATCGAAACCCGCTACTTCACCGAGCTGACCACCGGGCAGGTGTCGAAAAACCTCATTGGCACGTTCTGGTTTCAGCTCAATGAGATCAATGCCGGTGGCTCCCGGCCCCAAGGCATAGCGCCTTATGTGACGAAGAAAGTCGGCGTGCTCGGCGCCGGGATGATGGGCGCGGGCATCGCGTTTGTCAGCGCATCGGCCGGCATCGACGTGGTGCTCAAAGACATCAACCTCGCCGCGGCAGAGAAGGGTAAGGCCCACTCAGCGACGTTGCTGGACAAGAAAATTGCGCGTGGTCAGTTAACTCGTGAGCAGCGCGGGGAGATTTTGGCGCGAATCCATGCCACCGAAAACGATGCGGACCTGGCGGGTTGCGATCTGATCATTGAAGCAGTGTTTGAAGATCGCGAACTGAAGGCCAAGGTCTCATCAGCCGCGCAAACAGTTGTCGGCCCGGACGCGGTCATCGCCTCCAACACCTCGACCTTGCCGATCAGTGGCCTGGCCACCGCCGTGCCGGACCAAACGAAATTCATCGGCCTGCATTTCTTCAGTCCCGTGGAGAAAATGCCACTGGTGGAAATCATCAAGGGCGTCCATACCAGCGACGAAACCCTGGCTCGCGGATTCGATTTCGTCCTGCAAATCAAGAAGACGCCAATCGTGGTCAACGACAGTCGCGGCTTCTTTACCTCCCGAGTATTTGGCACCTTCACCAACGAAGGCATCGCCATGCTTGGCGAAGGCGTGAGCGCGCCGATGATCGAGACCGAAGCGCGCAAGGCCGGCATGCCTGTCGGGCCTCTGGCGATCTCCGACGAAGTTTCCCTCAGCCTCATGAGCCATATCCGCGAACAAACTGCCAAAGACTTGCGCGCAGAAGGGAAAAACCTGATTGAGCACCCGGCGTTCGCCGTGATTGACTTGTTGCTCAAGGAATACAAGCGTCCGGGCAAGGCCGCTGGAGGTGGTTTCTACGATTATCCGGCCACAGGGCAGAAGCATTTGTGGCCAGAGCTGAAAAGCCGCTTCGAGAAAGCCGATGGGCAGATTTCGCCGCAGGACATACGCGATCGACTGCTGTTCGTACAAGCCATCGAAACCGTGCGCTGCATGGAAGAGGGTGTGCTGACTTCGACGGCGGATGCCAACGTCGGCTCGATCTTCGGCATCGGCTTCGCGGCCTGGACTGGCGGTGCGCTGCAGTTCATCAATCAGTACGGCGTGAAAGACTTCGTCGCCCGCGCCCAGTACTTGGCCGAGCAGTACGGCGAGCGCTTCACACCGCCTGCGCTGTTGCTGGAGAAAGCCGCCAAAGACGCGTTGTTTTAA
- a CDS encoding amidotransferase — protein sequence MSLRICILETDILRPELVDQYQGYGQMFQRLFSQQPIAAEFTVYNVMQGDYPSDDETFDAYLVTGSKADSFGTDPWIQTLKTYLLNRYERGDKLLGVCFGHQLLALLLGGKSERATQGWGVGTHSYKLAAKAPWMSPLREELTLLISHQDQVTALPENATVIASSDFCPFAAYHINDQVLCFQGHPEFIHDYSRALLDIRQQHLGEEVYQKGMASLEHPHHGATVAEWMMRFVAHKP from the coding sequence ATGTCGTTACGCATCTGCATTCTGGAAACCGACATCCTGCGTCCGGAACTGGTCGATCAATATCAGGGTTACGGGCAGATGTTCCAGCGTCTGTTTTCGCAGCAACCCATCGCTGCCGAGTTCACCGTGTACAACGTGATGCAGGGCGATTATCCCAGTGATGACGAGACCTTTGATGCGTATCTGGTCACCGGGAGCAAGGCCGATTCCTTCGGCACCGACCCGTGGATTCAAACCCTCAAGACCTACCTGCTGAACCGCTACGAGCGCGGCGACAAACTGCTGGGCGTGTGCTTCGGCCATCAACTGCTGGCACTGTTGTTGGGCGGCAAAAGTGAGCGAGCGACCCAAGGTTGGGGCGTCGGCACCCATAGCTACAAACTCGCGGCCAAGGCGCCATGGATGAGCCCGCTGAGGGAAGAGCTGACGCTGCTGATCAGCCACCAGGATCAGGTCACCGCGCTACCGGAAAACGCTACGGTGATTGCTTCGAGCGATTTCTGCCCGTTCGCCGCGTACCACATCAACGATCAAGTGCTGTGCTTCCAGGGGCATCCGGAGTTCATTCACGATTACTCACGGGCGTTGCTGGATATTCGTCAGCAGCATCTGGGCGAAGAGGTTTATCAGAAAGGTATGGCGAGCCTGGAGCATCCTCACCATGGAGCGACTGTTGCGGAGTGGATGATGCGGTTTGTGGCGCACAAGCCTTAG
- a CDS encoding lysophospholipid acyltransferase family protein: MLFVFRMLLMGLHFILAGMLGVILGLCRPFNPDNSRLCARLYAWPAMCILRLRVKADVGPLMDKPDSCVIIANHQSNYDLFVFGNVVPRRTVCIGKKSLKWVPLFGQLFWLAGNVLIDRGNAHKARQSMLTTTRTLQHEDTSIWVFPEGTRNLGEELLPFKKGAFQMAIAAGVPIVPVCVSSYVKHMRLNRWRSGKILIRSLPAIPTAGLSLDDMPMLIAQCREQMRECIDSMDRQLQAA, from the coding sequence ATGCTGTTTGTGTTTCGTATGTTATTGATGGGCTTGCACTTTATTCTGGCCGGTATGCTTGGGGTGATTCTCGGTCTGTGTCGGCCGTTTAATCCGGACAACAGCCGTTTATGCGCGCGTCTGTATGCGTGGCCGGCGATGTGCATTTTGCGTTTGCGCGTGAAGGCCGACGTCGGGCCGTTGATGGATAAGCCTGACAGTTGTGTGATCATTGCCAACCACCAGTCCAACTACGATCTGTTTGTGTTCGGCAACGTGGTGCCCCGTCGCACTGTGTGCATTGGCAAGAAGAGCCTGAAGTGGGTGCCGTTGTTCGGGCAGCTGTTCTGGCTGGCCGGCAATGTGTTGATTGACCGCGGCAATGCGCACAAGGCACGCCAGTCGATGCTGACCACTACTCGCACCTTGCAGCATGAAGACACCTCGATCTGGGTTTTCCCGGAAGGCACGCGCAACCTCGGCGAAGAGCTGCTGCCATTCAAAAAAGGCGCGTTCCAGATGGCGATTGCCGCGGGCGTGCCAATCGTGCCGGTGTGTGTCAGCAGTTACGTCAAACACATGCGATTGAACCGCTGGCGCAGTGGGAAGATTCTGATCCGTTCGCTACCGGCAATTCCTACGGCTGGATTGAGTCTGGATGACATGCCGATGCTGATCGCCCAGTGTCGCGAGCAGATGCGCGAGTGCATCGACTCGATGGATCGGCAACTGCAAGCCGCCTGA
- a CDS encoding crotonase/enoyl-CoA hydratase family protein — translation MSELISYHLEDGIATLTLSNGKVNAISPDVIVAFNAALDRAVADRAVVIITSQPGIFSGGYDLKVMTAGPKEAIALVAAGSTLARRLLSHPFPVVVACPGHAVAKGAFILLSADYRIGVDGPFSIGLNEVQIGMTMHHAGIELARDRLRKSAFHRAVINAEMFNPQSAVDAGFLDLVVSAEELQGAALAAARQLKKLNMTAHKNTKLKVRKALLETLDNAIILDQEHMG, via the coding sequence ATGAGTGAGTTGATTTCCTACCATCTCGAAGACGGTATCGCGACCCTGACCTTGAGCAATGGCAAGGTCAATGCCATCTCGCCGGATGTGATTGTTGCGTTTAACGCTGCGCTGGATCGGGCGGTGGCGGATCGGGCGGTGGTGATCATTACCAGTCAGCCGGGTATTTTTTCGGGTGGTTATGACTTGAAGGTGATGACGGCAGGCCCTAAAGAGGCCATTGCGCTGGTAGCTGCCGGTTCGACCCTGGCTCGTCGCCTGCTGTCGCACCCGTTCCCGGTGGTCGTGGCCTGCCCTGGGCATGCGGTGGCCAAGGGTGCGTTTATTCTGTTGTCGGCTGACTACCGCATTGGTGTCGATGGCCCGTTCAGCATTGGTTTGAACGAAGTGCAGATCGGCATGACCATGCACCACGCCGGTATCGAGCTGGCGCGTGATCGTCTGCGCAAGTCGGCGTTTCACCGTGCGGTGATCAATGCTGAGATGTTCAATCCGCAGAGTGCTGTGGATGCCGGTTTCCTTGATCTGGTGGTGTCGGCCGAAGAGCTGCAAGGCGCGGCGCTGGCGGCGGCTCGTCAGTTGAAGAAGCTCAACATGACTGCCCACAAGAACACCAAGCTGAAAGTGCGCAAGGCGCTGCTGGAGACGCTGGACAACGCGATCATCCTGGATCAGGAGCATATGGGTTAA